A portion of the Tiliqua scincoides isolate rTilSci1 chromosome 3, rTilSci1.hap2, whole genome shotgun sequence genome contains these proteins:
- the MTMR6 gene encoding myotubularin-related protein 6: MEHIRTTKVEQVKLLDRFSTSIKSQTGTLYLTATHLLFIDTSQRETWILHHHIAAAEKLALTTSGCPLVIQCKNFRIVHFIVPRERDCHDIYNSLLQLSRPARYDELYAFSYNPKQSEEERVQGWQFIDLAEEYNRMGVPNSDWQLSDVNRDYKICETYPRELYVPKSASKPIIVGSSKFRSKGRFPVLSYYHKDNEAAICRCSQPLSGFSARCLEDEHMLQAISKANPTNRYMYVVDTRPKLNAIANRAAGKGYENEDNYSNIRFQFVGIENIHVMRSSLQKLLEVCGTRGLSVSDFLSGLESSGWLRHIKAVLEAAVFLTKAIASENASVLVHCSDGWDRTSQVCSLGSLLLDPFYRTIKGFMVLIEKDWIAFGHKFADRCAQLDGDPKENSPVFAQFLECVWHLTEQFPRAFEYNEAFLLQIHEHVHSCQFGNFIGNCQKEREELKLKEKTYSLWPFLLDECKKYLNPIYNENFSHLHAVLEPSTTSFNFKFWRNMYHQFDHTMHPRQSVLNHVMNMSEQNKLLEKDVKELEAKLGRRANKELDAVFSKECLRSVQPVSPALNTCQCFKKEQPLLHGNDCIRTIEGSNAADNRYSEYMEELSKPEPGVVSLEYGVARMTC, translated from the exons ATGGAGCACATCCGCACCACGAAG GTAGAGCAGGTGAAATTATTAGACCGATTCAGCACAAGCATCAAGTCACAAACTGGAACTCTCTACCTTACAGCAACTCATCTGTTATTTATAGACACAAGCCAGAGAGAGACATGG ATATTGCACCACCATATTGCCGCAGCGGAGAAGCTTGCCTTGACAACTTCAGGCTGCCCCCTGGTGATCCAGTGCAAGAACTTCAGAATTGTTCACTTCATTGTTCCCAGAGAAAGGGACTGTCATGATATTTATAACTCCTTGCTTCAGTTGTCAAGACCAG CAAGATACGATGAGCTTTATGCCTTCTCCTACAATCCAAAGCAAAGTGAGGAAGAGCGGGTGCAAGGCTGGCAGTTCATTGACCTAGCAGAAGAGTACAATCGGATGGGTGTGCCTAACTCTGACTGGCAGTTGTCTGATGTAAATCGTGATTATAAG atctGTGAAACATATCCAAGAGAACTCTATGTCCCCAAGAGTGCAAGCAAGCCCATAATTGTTGGCAGTTCTAAATTTCGAAGCAAAGGAAGGTTCCCTGTGCTGTCATATTATCATAAAGATAATGAG GCTGCCATTTGCAGATGTAGTCAACCTCTCTCGGGATTCAGTGCCAGATGTCTGGAGGATGAGCACATGTTGCAGGCGATCAGTAAAGCCAATCCTACCAATCGCTATATGTATGTTGTGGACACCAGGCCTAAA ctgAATGCAATTGCAAACAGAGCAGCAGGAAAAGGCTATGAAAATGAAGACAATTATTCTAATATTAGATTCCAGTTTGTTGGTATTGAAAACATTCATGTCATGAGATCTAGTCTGCAGAAACTTCTAGAAG tCTGTGGGACAAGAGGCCTATCTGTCAGTGATTTTCTGTCTGGTTTGGAGAGCTCAGGATGGCTGCGGCACATCAAAGCAGTGTTGGAGGCAGCTGTCTTCTTAACCAAA GCCATAGCTTCGGAGAATGCAAGTGTGCTGGTACACTGCTCTGATGGCTGGGACCGGACATCACAAGTGTGTTCCCTGGGTTCTTTGCTGTTGGATCCATTTTATAGAACAATTAAAGGATTCATG GTTTTGATAGAAAAAGACTGGATTGCTTTTGGACACAAATTTGCAGACAG ATGTGCCCAATTGGATGGAGACCCAAAGGAAAACTCACCAGTGTTTGcccaatttttagaatgtgtCTGGCACCTGACAGAACAGTTTCCACGAGCCTTTGAGTACAACGAAGCCTTTCTTCTCCAGATCCATGAACATGTTCACTCGTGCCAGTTTGGAAACTTCATTGGAAACTGCCAAAAAGAACGAGAAGAACTCAA ATTGAAAGAGAAGACTTATTCATTGTGGCCTTTCCTTCTGGATGAATGTAAGAAATATCTAAACCCTATCTACAATGAGAATTTTTCTCATTTGCATGCTGTTCTGGAACCTAGCACAACATCCTTTAACTttaa GTTTTGGAGAAACATGTATCATCAGTTTGATCACACAATGCATCCAAGGCAGTCTGTACTCAACCATGTCATGAATATGAGTGAACAAAATAAACTACTGGAAAAAGATGTTAAAGAACTGGAAGCT AAATTAGGGCGCCGTGCAAACAAGGAGCTGGATGCAGTCTTCTCCAAGGAATGTTTACGATCTGTTCAGCCTGTGTCACCAGCACTTAATACATGCCAGTGCTTTAAGAAGGAACAACCTCTATTGCATGGGAATGACTGTATTCGAACGATAGAGGGCTCCAACGCAGCAGACAATCGGTACAGCGAGTATATGGAAGAGCTCTCCAAACCGGAGCCTGGTGTTGTCAGTCTGGAGTATGGAGTGGCAAGAATGACATGTTAA